A genome region from Deltaproteobacteria bacterium includes the following:
- the cas5 gene encoding CRISPR-associated protein Cas5, with amino-acid sequence MYAAATRTFTTSIKRERARGPSASFKRPTTGGLHRPTPRPPVPPRQQGPSTQVTAGRLWRSWSGSIPTVLAEPR; translated from the coding sequence CTGTACGCGGCAGCCACGCGGACGTTTACTACGTCAATAAAAAGAGAACGCGCCAGGGGGCCTTCCGCTTCTTTCAAACGCCCTACGACAGGTGGCTTGCACCGACCAACGCCGCGGCCACCAGTGCCGCCGAGGCAGCAAGGGCCAAGTACCCAAGTGACCGCTGGAAGGCTCTGGAGGAGCTGGTCAGGGAGCATCCCTACGGTCTTGGCTGAGCCTCGATGA
- the ltrA gene encoding group II intron reverse transcriptase/maturase has protein sequence MQALGSEQPIVVMKSGKPDGAKGLRHSALLASQLRQQEEPVSKAKSFSISKQAIWRAYERVKAKGGSSGADRQTIADFERNLKKNLYKIWNRMSSGTYFPPPVKTVAIPKKDGGRRMLGIPTVADRIAQTVVKEELEPVLDPLFHEDSYGYRPGKSAHQAVETAKQRCWRNPWVIDLDIKGFFDNIDHDLLLRAVKHHTKCEWILLYVERWLKAGTMAEDGTVTDRLTGTPQGGVVSPLLANLFLHYVFDAWMGRAFPGVKFERYADDIIVHCRSLQEAQRLKGAIECRMIECGLALNPEKTQLVFCQNRMKTGEPGYASSFDFLGFTFRQRTAKGPNGKRFDGFMPAISETSRKNIRDRMKHWGVQRSSHLSIREISERFNPVIRGWVGYFGKFYPRELRTLRTQWHQILTKWAMRKYKHFNRRRTNAGQWINEIQAREPKLFAFWETDGE, from the coding sequence ATGCAGGCCCTAGGTTCGGAGCAGCCCATAGTAGTGATGAAGTCTGGGAAACCAGATGGAGCGAAGGGGCTGCGTCATTCGGCTTTGCTCGCGAGTCAACTGCGTCAGCAGGAGGAGCCCGTGAGTAAAGCAAAGTCATTCAGTATTTCCAAACAAGCCATTTGGAGAGCGTATGAGCGGGTGAAAGCGAAAGGCGGGTCATCTGGCGCGGATCGGCAAACGATTGCGGACTTCGAGAGGAACTTGAAAAAGAACCTCTACAAGATCTGGAATCGGATGTCCTCTGGGACCTACTTTCCGCCACCAGTGAAAACAGTTGCCATCCCCAAGAAAGATGGTGGTCGACGCATGCTCGGCATCCCTACGGTCGCTGATCGCATCGCGCAAACCGTTGTCAAAGAAGAGCTCGAGCCAGTCCTAGATCCTCTGTTTCACGAGGATTCGTATGGCTATCGCCCGGGAAAGTCTGCGCATCAAGCTGTGGAGACTGCGAAGCAGCGCTGCTGGCGGAACCCATGGGTGATTGATCTAGACATCAAGGGCTTCTTCGACAACATCGACCATGATCTTCTTCTGCGGGCGGTGAAACACCACACGAAATGCGAGTGGATCCTTCTGTACGTCGAACGCTGGCTGAAAGCCGGCACGATGGCGGAAGATGGCACTGTCACGGACCGGCTGACGGGCACTCCACAAGGTGGAGTCGTGAGTCCCCTTCTTGCGAACCTATTCCTGCATTATGTGTTCGATGCGTGGATGGGGAGAGCGTTTCCAGGCGTCAAGTTCGAGCGATACGCCGACGACATCATCGTGCACTGCCGCAGCCTGCAAGAGGCGCAGCGGCTTAAGGGCGCGATCGAATGCCGGATGATCGAGTGCGGACTGGCGCTCAATCCCGAGAAGACGCAGCTCGTCTTCTGCCAAAATCGTATGAAGACTGGAGAGCCTGGCTATGCGAGTAGCTTTGATTTCCTGGGATTCACGTTTCGGCAGCGTACGGCCAAAGGTCCGAACGGGAAGCGGTTCGACGGCTTCATGCCGGCGATCAGCGAAACCTCGCGCAAGAATATCCGGGATCGGATGAAGCACTGGGGCGTTCAACGCTCCAGCCACCTGTCGATTCGTGAGATTTCCGAGCGGTTCAATCCAGTCATCCGTGGTTGGGTCGGCTACTTCGGAAAATTCTACCCGCGGGAACTCCGGACACTGCGAACGCAGTGGCATCAGATTCTCACCAAATGGGCTATGCGGAAATACAAGCACTTCAATCGTCGTCGAACCAATGCGGGGCAGTGGATCAACGAGATTCAAGCTCGTGAACCAAAACTCTTTGCGTTCTGGGAGACGGACGGTGAATAG
- a CDS encoding TraV family lipoprotein: protein MTRITSLLIVCSTSLSAASCLHRAESKNLLEERADYGSREKAEAGSLKLTDAEVKREPTTGIPIRTPPKVAQIWIYPHETPTKEYFWGGWISVVVEGDRWQTGLPNDSQPVPQKLDLNTKGKGSTHETK, encoded by the coding sequence ATGACAAGGATTACAAGTTTACTAATCGTCTGCTCGACTAGTCTCAGTGCAGCAAGTTGCTTGCACCGTGCCGAGTCCAAAAATCTACTCGAAGAACGCGCCGACTACGGAAGCCGAGAAAAGGCCGAAGCCGGATCTCTAAAGCTCACAGACGCCGAGGTTAAGCGCGAGCCCACCACCGGGATTCCCATCCGAACTCCGCCCAAAGTGGCCCAAATCTGGATCTACCCGCACGAAACACCAACCAAAGAATACTTCTGGGGTGGCTGGATCTCGGTCGTAGTCGAAGGGGACCGTTGGCAAACGGGCCTCCCGAATGACTCTCAACCTGTCCCGCAGAAACTCGACCTAAACACCAAAGGTAAGGGCTCAACTCATGAGACAAAATAA